In a genomic window of Nocardia fluminea:
- a CDS encoding YbhB/YbcL family Raf kinase inhibitor-like protein, with product MTHNPYDALPAVPSFTVTSADITDGQPLANDQVSGVFGAGGKDISPQLSWSGFPEGTQSFAVTVYDPDAPTAAGFWHWAVANIPASVTTLDAGAGSEGGSLPGGAVTLRNDGGFPGFVGAAPPKGHGPHRYFVVVHAVDVPELEVGADATPAYLGFNLFSHTLARATLIGTYEQN from the coding sequence ATGACTCACAACCCCTATGACGCGCTGCCGGCGGTGCCCTCGTTCACCGTCACCTCCGCCGACATCACCGATGGTCAGCCGTTGGCCAACGATCAGGTGTCGGGAGTGTTCGGCGCCGGCGGCAAGGACATCTCACCGCAGCTGAGCTGGTCCGGCTTCCCCGAGGGCACCCAGAGCTTCGCGGTGACGGTGTACGACCCCGACGCACCGACCGCGGCCGGGTTCTGGCACTGGGCCGTGGCCAACATTCCGGCCTCGGTCACCACGCTGGATGCCGGCGCGGGCAGCGAAGGCGGCAGCTTGCCCGGCGGTGCGGTGACCCTGCGCAACGACGGCGGATTCCCCGGCTTCGTCGGCGCGGCACCCCCGAAAGGCCATGGCCCACACCGCTATTTCGTAGTCGTGCACGCGGTCGACGTGCCCGAACTCGAAGTCGGAGCGGACGCCACGCCCGCCTATCTCGGGTTCAACCTGTTCTCCCACACCCTGGCCAGGGCCACCCTGATCGGGACCTACGAACAGAACTGA
- a CDS encoding AMP-dependent synthetase/ligase: MTDIGFAHASGVTVHTVPAAFQQTAALRPDQIALRTVGGTQEITWAEYATRVRALAAGLAKLGVGHGDAVGIMLTNRPEFNLIDTAALHLGAIPFSVYNTSSTEQIAHVFANAGNKVVITEQAFLDTIRASGAAIEHTVIVDGTAEGTVTLAELESDPAPDFDFDAAWQAVGPGDLATLIYTSGTTGPSKGVELTQSNVIAQVVGLVSGPLPVGFDDRAVSYLPAAHVADRISAHAMSLLTGIQITTVTDPREIAAALPDARPTVFFGVPRVWQKIKAGIENKLAVEPSPVKKALANWAIGVGVAQARAKLAGESSLVLGVQHKIADTLVLSKLREALGFAELKVAASGAAPVPPETLEYFLGLGFAVSEVWGMSETAGVGTYTEIDKPRPGSVGRVMDGVELRLDADGEVLIRGPIITPGYRNMPDKTAEAIDEEGWLHTGDIGTLDADGYLRIVDRKKELIISEAGKNIAPSNIENAMKAASSMIGQAVAIGEARAYITALIMLDPDVAALRAKDFGATDATHAELARRKEIVDEVREAVLAGNRKLSRVEQIKRFVIVENLWEPGGDELTPKMSLKRTPISNKYAETIEQLYAATPPDHVVNVK; this comes from the coding sequence ATGACAGACATCGGTTTCGCGCACGCATCCGGGGTCACGGTGCACACCGTGCCCGCCGCCTTCCAGCAGACCGCCGCGTTGCGGCCCGACCAGATCGCCTTGCGCACGGTCGGTGGCACCCAGGAGATCACCTGGGCCGAATATGCGACGAGGGTGCGCGCACTGGCCGCGGGGTTGGCGAAGCTCGGGGTCGGCCACGGTGACGCGGTGGGCATCATGCTCACCAACCGACCCGAGTTCAACCTGATCGACACCGCCGCCCTGCACCTGGGCGCCATCCCGTTCTCGGTGTACAACACCAGCTCCACCGAACAGATCGCGCACGTGTTCGCCAACGCCGGCAACAAGGTGGTCATCACCGAGCAGGCGTTCCTCGACACCATCCGCGCCTCGGGCGCCGCGATCGAGCACACCGTGATCGTCGACGGCACCGCCGAGGGCACCGTGACCCTGGCCGAGCTCGAATCCGATCCCGCACCGGACTTCGATTTCGACGCGGCCTGGCAGGCGGTCGGGCCCGGCGACCTGGCCACCCTGATCTACACCTCCGGCACCACCGGCCCGTCCAAGGGCGTCGAGCTCACCCAGAGCAATGTGATCGCCCAGGTCGTCGGCCTGGTCTCGGGTCCGCTGCCGGTCGGTTTCGACGACCGGGCGGTGTCGTATCTGCCCGCCGCGCACGTCGCCGACCGCATCTCCGCGCACGCGATGAGCCTGCTCACCGGCATCCAGATCACCACCGTCACCGATCCGCGCGAGATCGCCGCCGCCCTGCCCGATGCCCGCCCCACCGTGTTCTTCGGGGTGCCGCGGGTGTGGCAGAAGATCAAGGCCGGCATCGAGAACAAGCTCGCCGTCGAGCCGAGCCCGGTCAAGAAGGCGCTGGCCAACTGGGCGATCGGGGTCGGTGTCGCGCAGGCCAGGGCGAAGCTGGCCGGGGAGAGCTCGCTGGTGCTGGGCGTGCAGCACAAGATCGCCGACACCCTGGTGCTGTCCAAGCTGCGCGAGGCGCTCGGGTTCGCCGAATTGAAGGTCGCCGCTTCCGGTGCCGCGCCGGTGCCGCCGGAGACCCTCGAGTACTTCCTCGGCCTCGGCTTCGCGGTCAGCGAGGTGTGGGGGATGTCGGAAACCGCGGGTGTGGGCACCTACACCGAGATCGACAAGCCGCGCCCCGGTTCGGTCGGACGCGTCATGGACGGTGTGGAGTTGCGCCTCGACGCCGACGGCGAGGTCCTCATCCGTGGCCCGATCATCACCCCCGGCTACCGCAACATGCCCGACAAGACCGCCGAGGCCATCGACGAGGAGGGCTGGCTGCACACCGGCGACATCGGCACTCTCGACGCCGACGGCTACCTGCGCATCGTGGACCGCAAGAAGGAACTGATCATCAGCGAAGCGGGCAAGAACATCGCCCCTTCCAATATCGAGAACGCCATGAAGGCCGCCTCGTCGATGATCGGCCAGGCCGTCGCGATCGGTGAGGCCCGCGCCTACATCACCGCCTTGATCATGCTCGATCCCGATGTCGCGGCGTTGCGCGCCAAGGACTTCGGCGCCACCGACGCCACCCACGCGGAACTGGCCCGGCGCAAGGAGATCGTCGACGAGGTCAGGGAAGCCGTGCTCGCGGGCAACCGCAAGCTCTCGCGGGTGGAGCAGATCAAGCGTTTCGTGATCGTGGAGAACCTGTGGGAGCCCGGCGGTGACGAGCTGACCCCGAAGATGTCGCTCAAGCGGACCCCGATCTCCAACAAGTACGCCGAGACCATCGAGCAGCTCTATGCCGCGACTCCGCCCGACCATGTCGTCAACGTGAAGTAG
- a CDS encoding GTP cyclohydrolase II, with protein MTILSFGGARTGRTGADTAHRLGRHGEQLPIRVIEIPDPRDGGHLLVFGEPRDGCLVRVHSRCLYGEGLGSDDCDCGGELTESMDRIQAEGAGVLVYLDQEGRGAGLIWKARGYRESEQSGTDTFDSYRSLGLDPDARCYEPAARAVRQLELTRVRLLTNNPDKCRALTEAGITVEPVALTIALQSARGRQYLQAKRRHRRHTIPADPLADEPQSARARSWWRPRGRG; from the coding sequence TTGACCATTCTGTCGTTCGGCGGTGCCAGGACCGGTCGTACCGGTGCCGACACCGCACACCGGCTGGGTCGCCACGGCGAACAACTACCGATCCGGGTGATCGAGATCCCCGACCCGCGCGACGGCGGACACCTGCTCGTCTTCGGCGAGCCCCGCGACGGGTGCCTGGTGCGGGTGCATTCGCGGTGCCTCTACGGCGAGGGTCTCGGTTCCGACGACTGCGACTGCGGTGGGGAGCTCACCGAGTCGATGGACCGCATCCAGGCCGAGGGCGCGGGTGTGCTCGTCTATCTCGACCAGGAAGGGCGCGGGGCGGGCCTGATCTGGAAGGCCCGCGGCTACCGGGAAAGCGAACAGTCCGGCACCGACACCTTCGACAGCTACCGGAGTCTCGGTCTCGACCCCGACGCCCGCTGCTACGAGCCCGCCGCGCGCGCAGTGCGCCAGCTCGAACTCACCCGGGTGCGGTTGCTCACCAACAATCCCGACAAGTGCCGGGCGCTGACCGAGGCCGGGATCACCGTCGAGCCCGTCGCGCTCACCATCGCCTTGCAGTCCGCGCGCGGCAGGCAATATCTGCAGGCCAAACGCCGCCACCGCCGGCACACCATTCCCGCCGATCCGCTCGCCGACGAGCCGCAATCGGCGCGGGCCAGGTCGTGGTGGCGACCACGCGGTCGGGGGTAA
- a CDS encoding PfkB family carbohydrate kinase, with translation MAMVPQDARVAAIRSILARLGKYAGLTAERLRHTEIDAAPLLELLSVRRYARRTGAGVEASILPVVREVAQWLPPTDRLIVDAALSLGLFRDRAGVGVDVERLYADNLGERREALTEQWVALHTLLDVDPVPETPTVKRLRTVSEHNAFTALAGLLATDSGYPMAGPSPTQPATTVPARRGVITVFGDAVIDHLYRVDAFPAADIAASGTFTGHPGGKGLNRAVAAARLGIGVHLVCAVGGDEYGRRILEFIETEHVHLDLVKVVPFATSLVTAVVITPNGETRIIGCRDSRVQLQDDDLHRPELRAALEASDAVILTFEPPPSVIEQVLSVVSQMRPKPPVIVCPTPSMPVPQSLYQYLGAVDYLVGAAADLHALLPDVRAESADDIARLLRGLGVGTVCTVENFRCVVASDTVETVIDHFPQVLKASVGAAAAFTGALAYRLVDAGTPLTATDFVWATAAMIPTQNLGAVAVSMPSVAEIDRIVRLYAPSA, from the coding sequence ATGGCGATGGTTCCCCAGGACGCCCGTGTCGCCGCGATCCGCAGCATCCTGGCCAGACTGGGCAAGTACGCGGGCCTGACCGCGGAACGCTTGCGCCACACCGAGATCGACGCCGCGCCGCTGCTCGAGCTGCTGTCGGTGCGCCGGTACGCCCGCCGTACCGGGGCCGGTGTCGAGGCTTCGATCCTGCCCGTGGTGCGCGAGGTCGCGCAGTGGCTGCCGCCGACGGACCGGCTGATCGTGGACGCGGCCCTCTCGCTCGGACTGTTCCGGGACCGCGCCGGCGTAGGTGTCGATGTCGAACGCCTGTATGCGGACAACCTCGGGGAACGTCGAGAGGCCTTGACCGAGCAGTGGGTCGCGCTGCACACCCTGCTCGACGTCGACCCCGTTCCCGAGACTCCCACCGTCAAACGGTTGCGCACGGTCTCCGAACACAACGCCTTCACCGCGCTCGCCGGACTGCTCGCCACCGATTCCGGGTATCCGATGGCCGGGCCCTCGCCCACCCAGCCCGCCACCACCGTGCCCGCGCGCCGCGGTGTCATCACGGTCTTCGGTGACGCCGTCATCGATCACCTCTACCGAGTCGACGCCTTCCCTGCCGCCGACATCGCCGCCAGCGGCACGTTCACCGGCCACCCCGGCGGCAAAGGGCTCAACCGAGCGGTCGCCGCAGCCCGCCTCGGCATCGGTGTGCACCTGGTCTGCGCGGTCGGCGGTGACGAATACGGCCGCCGCATCCTGGAATTCATCGAGACCGAACACGTCCACCTCGATCTGGTCAAGGTCGTCCCGTTCGCGACGTCACTGGTCACCGCGGTGGTGATCACCCCCAACGGGGAGACCCGCATCATCGGCTGCCGCGACAGCCGCGTCCAGCTCCAGGACGACGACCTGCACCGCCCCGAACTGCGTGCCGCGCTGGAAGCCTCCGACGCGGTGATCCTGACCTTCGAGCCGCCGCCGTCGGTGATCGAGCAGGTGCTGTCGGTGGTGTCGCAGATGCGGCCCAAGCCCCCGGTGATCGTGTGCCCGACGCCGTCGATGCCGGTGCCGCAGAGCCTCTATCAATACCTGGGCGCGGTGGACTATCTCGTCGGCGCCGCCGCCGATCTGCACGCGCTGCTGCCCGACGTGCGCGCCGAATCCGCCGACGACATCGCCCGGCTGCTGCGCGGCCTCGGTGTCGGCACGGTGTGCACGGTCGAGAACTTCCGGTGTGTCGTCGCCTCCGACACGGTCGAGACCGTCATCGACCATTTTCCGCAGGTGCTCAAGGCCTCCGTCGGCGCCGCCGCCGCGTTCACCGGCGCTCTGGCCTATCGTCTCGTCGATGCCGGGACCCCGCTCACCGCAACAGATTTCGTGTGGGCGACCGCGGCGATGATTCCCACCCAGAACCTGGGCGCGGTGGCGGTGTCGATGCCGAGTGTGGCCGAGATCGACCGCATCGTGCGGCTGTACGCGCCCTCCGCCTGA
- a CDS encoding quinone-dependent dihydroorotate dehydrogenase: MYALLLRLMFLIPPERVHHLVFAALRFATWFAPTRWLARKLTVVEDPILATTAFGVDFPAPLGLAAGFDKNADGANVWGALGFGFAEIGTVTAHAQPGNPAPRLFRLPADHALINRMGFNNHGAAAAAARLHGAHPTVPIGANIGKTKVTEPEAAASDYATSARLLGPLADFVVVNVSSPNTPGLRDLQAVESLRPILQAVLDSVSVPVLVKIAPDLSDEDIDAVADLAVELGLAGIVATNTTIRRDGLATPTSEVEAMGAGGLSGAPVAERALEVLRRLYARVGDRVVLISVGGIETPEQAWARILAGATLLQGYTGFIYGGPFWTTRIHRGIAAELRAGGYARLADAVGAEHRAHSV, translated from the coding sequence ATGTACGCCCTCCTGTTACGCCTGATGTTCCTGATCCCGCCGGAGCGGGTGCATCACCTGGTGTTCGCCGCGCTGCGGTTCGCCACCTGGTTCGCGCCGACGCGCTGGCTGGCCCGCAAGCTCACCGTGGTGGAGGACCCGATCCTGGCCACCACCGCGTTCGGTGTCGATTTCCCCGCCCCGCTGGGTCTGGCCGCCGGTTTCGACAAGAACGCCGACGGCGCGAACGTCTGGGGCGCACTGGGTTTCGGTTTCGCCGAGATCGGCACGGTCACCGCGCACGCCCAGCCCGGCAACCCCGCGCCGCGACTGTTCCGCCTGCCCGCCGACCACGCCCTGATCAACCGGATGGGCTTCAACAATCACGGTGCCGCCGCGGCGGCGGCTCGCCTGCACGGTGCGCACCCCACGGTCCCGATCGGCGCCAACATCGGCAAGACGAAGGTCACCGAACCGGAGGCCGCCGCGAGCGATTACGCGACCAGCGCCCGATTACTCGGCCCGCTCGCGGACTTCGTCGTCGTCAACGTGTCCTCGCCCAACACCCCCGGCTTGCGTGATCTCCAAGCCGTCGAGTCGCTGCGCCCGATCCTGCAGGCCGTCCTCGACAGCGTCTCGGTACCGGTCCTGGTGAAGATCGCCCCCGACCTGTCCGACGAGGACATCGACGCCGTCGCCGACCTCGCTGTCGAGCTGGGCCTGGCGGGCATCGTCGCCACCAACACCACCATCCGCCGCGACGGTCTGGCCACCCCCACCTCCGAAGTCGAGGCGATGGGTGCGGGTGGGCTGTCCGGCGCCCCCGTCGCCGAACGCGCCCTGGAGGTCCTGCGCCGCCTCTACGCCCGCGTCGGTGACCGCGTGGTCCTGATCTCGGTGGGCGGTATCGAAACCCCCGAGCAGGCCTGGGCCCGCATCCTCGCCGGCGCCACGCTGCTGCAGGGCTACACCGGGTTCATTTATGGCGGTCCCTTCTGGACCACCCGCATCCACCGCGGGATCGCCGCCGAGCTGCGCGCGGGCGGCTACGCCCGCCTGGCCGATGCCGTCGGCGCCGAACACCGCGCCCACTCGGTCTGA
- a CDS encoding DUF5703 family protein, with protein sequence MATPRRARSAIPPSWETSNDDYEYVPLRLPPEVNRVTASMRLAIQAEFGGWELSRVRAYTDGSRRVLLRRRKNAVLPVPEPGL encoded by the coding sequence ATGGCCACACCTCGCAGGGCGCGCTCGGCGATACCGCCGAGCTGGGAAACCAGCAACGACGACTACGAATACGTGCCGCTGCGGCTGCCACCGGAGGTCAACCGGGTCACCGCCTCGATGCGACTGGCCATCCAGGCCGAATTCGGTGGCTGGGAGTTGTCCCGGGTACGCGCCTACACCGACGGCAGCCGCCGGGTGCTGTTGCGCCGCCGCAAGAACGCCGTCCTTCCTGTGCCCGAACCCGGATTGTGA
- a CDS encoding NHL repeat-containing protein produces MRPRGSVASALVGAAVLVLLTGCSGEDSGPDVPTRAPATAAVSPGAAKPAGQVFPAAATKALLAERSTGLLAALDTAGTTLSLIDPAAPTTARTVTLPAAGVSLAQGKPGEVLVAAPDRVLRVDAKTGALTETAVEGDVHSVHTRTDGTLVVGTAEGTVRELNADGTVTRTITGLVSADAIAVTGENITVLDRKQTAVVAVGKDALGLMLRAGDGATNAITDPHGRIIVADTAGGELLVYTAGPLVLRQRFPVSSSPYALAYDSRSELVWVSATLSNEVVGYDLSTGIGVEVARLATLRQPDAITVDERTGDLFVASAAGEGLQRIGVEERKRGQ; encoded by the coding sequence ATGCGCCCTCGTGGCTCGGTCGCCTCTGCGTTGGTCGGCGCGGCGGTTTTGGTGCTACTGACCGGGTGCAGCGGTGAAGACAGCGGCCCCGATGTGCCGACCAGGGCGCCGGCCACCGCGGCGGTCTCGCCGGGCGCGGCGAAACCCGCCGGGCAGGTCTTTCCCGCGGCCGCGACCAAAGCCTTGCTCGCCGAACGCTCGACCGGTTTGCTCGCCGCCCTCGATACCGCGGGCACCACGCTGTCGCTGATCGACCCCGCCGCACCGACCACCGCGCGCACGGTCACCCTCCCCGCCGCCGGCGTGTCGCTGGCCCAGGGCAAGCCGGGGGAAGTGCTCGTCGCCGCCCCCGACCGCGTTCTGCGGGTAGATGCCAAGACCGGCGCGCTCACCGAGACCGCGGTCGAGGGTGACGTGCACAGCGTGCACACTCGCACCGACGGCACACTCGTCGTCGGCACCGCCGAGGGCACCGTGCGCGAACTGAACGCCGACGGCACCGTCACCCGCACGATCACCGGCCTGGTCTCGGCCGACGCGATCGCGGTGACCGGCGAGAACATCACCGTGCTGGACCGCAAGCAGACCGCCGTCGTCGCGGTGGGCAAGGACGCGCTCGGGCTGATGTTGCGCGCCGGCGACGGCGCCACCAACGCCATCACCGACCCGCACGGGCGCATCATCGTGGCCGATACCGCGGGCGGTGAACTGCTGGTCTACACGGCCGGTCCGCTCGTGCTGCGCCAACGTTTCCCGGTATCATCATCGCCTTACGCGCTCGCTTACGACTCGCGGTCGGAGCTGGTCTGGGTGAGCGCCACGCTGAGCAACGAGGTCGTCGGCTACGACCTGTCGACCGGCATCGGTGTCGAGGTGGCCAGGCTGGCGACACTGCGCCAACCCGACGCGATCACCGTCGACGAACGCACCGGCGACCTGTTCGTCGCCTCGGCCGCGGGCGAGGGCCTGCAGCGGATCGGCGTGGAAGAGCGGAAGAGAGGGCAGTGA